In Hemicordylus capensis ecotype Gifberg chromosome 13, rHemCap1.1.pri, whole genome shotgun sequence, a single window of DNA contains:
- the SCNN1G gene encoding amiloride-sensitive sodium channel subunit gamma isoform X1 has translation MSRSWDAEEELRRRGAQGPRGLPRRKTPPRKGESSSSSGGRERAEAAASVGAGWAACPPARHSHGGRERDAALGRGRRAGGRQGAPGDWEPPLCCNRSPGREAGRAGGRPRKKSRSPASSRGARRLRSSGTRCLLSAAGLMQPQPALSGAPAAAAAPLSMAPAKKIRAKIKKTLPVTGPQAPTLRELMRWYCMNTNTHGCRRIIVSRGRLRRLLWILLTLTAVGLIVGYCVQLVRNYYMASVSVTVQFHKLPFPAVTICNINPYKYSAIKEHLKELDRETMEALRMLYNFTGSSPRERREAGSPEDRKFLKHFPLMKLEDPRRKTAHDIMTGHKRRVADIVPAGASMVTVKNPEDIVGFQLCDAHNKSDCALYTFSSGVNAIQEWYKLHYMNILAQIDAEEKVNMSYSAEELLLSCFFDGLSCDSRNFTSFHHPLHGNCYTFNSKQDGKILSTSTGGSENGLQVILYIDEADYNPFLVTSTGAKIVVHDQDEYPFIEDIGTEIETATATSIGMHFTKSRRLSKPYSNCTETGEDIPVRNLYNKTYSLQICLHSCFQTYMVDKCGCAQYAQPLPPGAQFCNYKKNPNWMYCYYKLHEQFVKEELGCQQTCKEACSMKEWTLTTSLAQWPSTASEKWMLRVLSWDKGRKSNRRLNKTDLANLVVFYKDLNERFISENPANDVVSLLSNFGGQLGLWMSCSVVCVLEIVEVFFLDTLSIILRRRWQKAKRWWGGRSGGQGQGGAGAPPDDTSGGQGHDNPTCVPDDDDDDLPTFNTAMRLPLPPAEKLPPRTPPPNYSTLHLQSTFSEQLGDTQEGRGQ, from the exons ATGAGCCGCAGCTGGGATGCCGAGGAGGAGCTGCGAAGAAGAGGGGCGCAAGGCCCTCGCGGGCTTCCCCGCCGAAAGACTCCTCCTCGCAAAGGGGAAAGCAGCTCTTCTAGCGGCGGGCGCGAGAGAGCCGAGGCTGCTGCCTCCGTCGGGGCGGGGtgggctgcctgcccgcccgcccgccataGCCACGGGGGTCGGGAGCGGGATGCCGCCCTGGGCCGCGGCAGGCGCGCGGGTGGCCGGCAGGGGGCGCCTGGCGACTGGGAGCCGCCGCTGTGTTGCAACCGGAGCCCCGGCCGGGaggcggggcgggcgggcgggcgcccCAGGAAGAAGAGCCGCAGTCCGGCCAGCAGCAGAGGAGCGCGCCGGCTGCGGTCCAGTGGCACCCGCTGTCTGCTCTCCGCCGCCGGCCTCATGCAGCCCCAGCCGGCTCTGAGCGGCGCCCCCGCAGCAG ctgctgcCCCGCTCAGCATGGCACCTGCCAAGAAGATCAGGGCCAAGATCAAGAAGACCCTGCCCGTGACCGGCCCCCAGGCGCCCACCCTGCGAGAGCTGATGCGCTGGTACTGCATGAACACCAACACCCACGGCTGCCGGCGCATCATCGTCTCGCGCGGCCGCCTGCGCCGCCTGCTCTGGATCCTGCTGACTCTGACCGCCGTCGGGCTGATTGTGGGCTACTGCGTGCAGCTGGTCAGGAACTACTACATGGCCTCCGTCTCTGTCACCGTCCAGTTCCACAAGCTCCCCTTCCCAGCCGTCACCATCTGCAACATCAACCCCTACAA GTACTCCGCCATCAAGGAGCATCTGAAGGAACTGGACAGGGAGACCATGGAAGCCCTGCGGATGCTGTACAACTTCACGGGAAGCAGCCCCAGGGAGCGCCGCGAGGCCGGGAGCCCAGAGGACCGGAAGTTCCTGAAGCATTTCCCCCTGATGAAGCTGGAGGACCCCCGTCGGAAGACTGCGCACGACATCATGACGGGCCACAAGCGGCGGGTCGCGGACATCGTCCCGGCGGGTGCCAGCATGGTGACCGTCAAGAACCCTGAGGACATTGTCGGCTTCCAGCTG TGCGACGCCCACAACAAGAGCGACTGTGCCCTCTACACGTTCAGCTCGGGCGTCAATGCCATCCAGGAGTGGTACAAGCTGCACTACATGAACATCCTGGCCCAGATTGACGCCGAGGAGAAAGTGAACATGAGCTACTCGGCCGAggagctgctgctgagctgcttctTTGACGGCCTCTCTTGCGACTCCAG GAACTTCACCTCCTTCCATCACCCGCTGCATGGAAACTGCTACACTTTCAACAGCAAGCAAGACGGGAAGATCCTGAGCACGTCCACAGGAGGCAGCGAGAACG GGCTGCAGGTGATCCTGTATATCGACGAAGCGGACTACAACCCCTTCCTGGTGACGTCCACAGGGGCGAAGATTGTGGTCCATGACCAGGACGAATACCCCTTCATCGAAGACATCGGCACCGAGATCGAGACGGCGACAGCCACCTCCATCGGCATGCACTTT ACCAAGTCCAGGCGCCTCAGCAAGCCGTACAGCAACTGCACAGAGACGGGCGAAGACATCCCTGTCAGGAACCTCTACAACAAGACCTACTCCTTGCAG ATCTGCCTCCACTCCTGCTTCCAGACCTACATGGTGGACAAGTGCGGCTGTGCCCAGTATGCCCAGCCCCTGCCTCCTGGCGCCCAGTTCTGCAACTACAAGAAGAACCCCAACTGGA TGTACTGCTACTACAAGCTGCACGAGCAGTTCGTCAAGGAGGAGCTGGGCTGCCAACAGACGTGCAAAGAAGCCTGCAG CATGAAGGAGTGGACGCTCACCACCAGCCTCGCTCAGTGGCCATCGACAGCCTCCGAG AAATGGATGCTCCGAGTTCTCTCCTGGGACAAAGGAAGGAAAAGCAACAGGAGGCTGAACAA GACAGACTTGGCCAACCTCGTGGTGTTCTACAAAGACCTGAACGAGAGGTTTATCTCGGAGAACCCGGCCAACGAC GTCGTCAGCCTGCTCTCCAACTTTGGCGGCCAGCTGGGCCTGTGGATGAGCTGCTCCGTGGTCTGCGTCCTGGAGATCGTGGAGGTCTTCTTCCTGGACACCCTCAGCATCATCCTGCGCCGTCGCTGGCAGAAGGCCAAGAGGTGGTGGGGGGGCCGGAGCGGGGGGCAAGGCCAGGGGGGTGCGGGGGCCCCCCCGGACGACACCAGCGGGGGGCAGGGCCACGACAACCCCACTTGCGTCCcagacgacgacgacgacgacctGCCGACCTTCAACACCGCCATGCGGCTGCCGCTGCCCCCCGCAGAGAAGCTGCCCCCCAGGACTCCTCCGCCCAACTACAGCACGCTGCACCTGCAGAGCACCTTCTCCGAGCAGCTGGGGGACACCCAGGAGGGCAGGGGCCAGTGA
- the SCNN1G gene encoding amiloride-sensitive sodium channel subunit gamma isoform X2 has product MAPAKKIRAKIKKTLPVTGPQAPTLRELMRWYCMNTNTHGCRRIIVSRGRLRRLLWILLTLTAVGLIVGYCVQLVRNYYMASVSVTVQFHKLPFPAVTICNINPYKYSAIKEHLKELDRETMEALRMLYNFTGSSPRERREAGSPEDRKFLKHFPLMKLEDPRRKTAHDIMTGHKRRVADIVPAGASMVTVKNPEDIVGFQLCDAHNKSDCALYTFSSGVNAIQEWYKLHYMNILAQIDAEEKVNMSYSAEELLLSCFFDGLSCDSRNFTSFHHPLHGNCYTFNSKQDGKILSTSTGGSENGLQVILYIDEADYNPFLVTSTGAKIVVHDQDEYPFIEDIGTEIETATATSIGMHFTKSRRLSKPYSNCTETGEDIPVRNLYNKTYSLQICLHSCFQTYMVDKCGCAQYAQPLPPGAQFCNYKKNPNWMYCYYKLHEQFVKEELGCQQTCKEACSMKEWTLTTSLAQWPSTASEKWMLRVLSWDKGRKSNRRLNKTDLANLVVFYKDLNERFISENPANDVVSLLSNFGGQLGLWMSCSVVCVLEIVEVFFLDTLSIILRRRWQKAKRWWGGRSGGQGQGGAGAPPDDTSGGQGHDNPTCVPDDDDDDLPTFNTAMRLPLPPAEKLPPRTPPPNYSTLHLQSTFSEQLGDTQEGRGQ; this is encoded by the exons ATGGCACCTGCCAAGAAGATCAGGGCCAAGATCAAGAAGACCCTGCCCGTGACCGGCCCCCAGGCGCCCACCCTGCGAGAGCTGATGCGCTGGTACTGCATGAACACCAACACCCACGGCTGCCGGCGCATCATCGTCTCGCGCGGCCGCCTGCGCCGCCTGCTCTGGATCCTGCTGACTCTGACCGCCGTCGGGCTGATTGTGGGCTACTGCGTGCAGCTGGTCAGGAACTACTACATGGCCTCCGTCTCTGTCACCGTCCAGTTCCACAAGCTCCCCTTCCCAGCCGTCACCATCTGCAACATCAACCCCTACAA GTACTCCGCCATCAAGGAGCATCTGAAGGAACTGGACAGGGAGACCATGGAAGCCCTGCGGATGCTGTACAACTTCACGGGAAGCAGCCCCAGGGAGCGCCGCGAGGCCGGGAGCCCAGAGGACCGGAAGTTCCTGAAGCATTTCCCCCTGATGAAGCTGGAGGACCCCCGTCGGAAGACTGCGCACGACATCATGACGGGCCACAAGCGGCGGGTCGCGGACATCGTCCCGGCGGGTGCCAGCATGGTGACCGTCAAGAACCCTGAGGACATTGTCGGCTTCCAGCTG TGCGACGCCCACAACAAGAGCGACTGTGCCCTCTACACGTTCAGCTCGGGCGTCAATGCCATCCAGGAGTGGTACAAGCTGCACTACATGAACATCCTGGCCCAGATTGACGCCGAGGAGAAAGTGAACATGAGCTACTCGGCCGAggagctgctgctgagctgcttctTTGACGGCCTCTCTTGCGACTCCAG GAACTTCACCTCCTTCCATCACCCGCTGCATGGAAACTGCTACACTTTCAACAGCAAGCAAGACGGGAAGATCCTGAGCACGTCCACAGGAGGCAGCGAGAACG GGCTGCAGGTGATCCTGTATATCGACGAAGCGGACTACAACCCCTTCCTGGTGACGTCCACAGGGGCGAAGATTGTGGTCCATGACCAGGACGAATACCCCTTCATCGAAGACATCGGCACCGAGATCGAGACGGCGACAGCCACCTCCATCGGCATGCACTTT ACCAAGTCCAGGCGCCTCAGCAAGCCGTACAGCAACTGCACAGAGACGGGCGAAGACATCCCTGTCAGGAACCTCTACAACAAGACCTACTCCTTGCAG ATCTGCCTCCACTCCTGCTTCCAGACCTACATGGTGGACAAGTGCGGCTGTGCCCAGTATGCCCAGCCCCTGCCTCCTGGCGCCCAGTTCTGCAACTACAAGAAGAACCCCAACTGGA TGTACTGCTACTACAAGCTGCACGAGCAGTTCGTCAAGGAGGAGCTGGGCTGCCAACAGACGTGCAAAGAAGCCTGCAG CATGAAGGAGTGGACGCTCACCACCAGCCTCGCTCAGTGGCCATCGACAGCCTCCGAG AAATGGATGCTCCGAGTTCTCTCCTGGGACAAAGGAAGGAAAAGCAACAGGAGGCTGAACAA GACAGACTTGGCCAACCTCGTGGTGTTCTACAAAGACCTGAACGAGAGGTTTATCTCGGAGAACCCGGCCAACGAC GTCGTCAGCCTGCTCTCCAACTTTGGCGGCCAGCTGGGCCTGTGGATGAGCTGCTCCGTGGTCTGCGTCCTGGAGATCGTGGAGGTCTTCTTCCTGGACACCCTCAGCATCATCCTGCGCCGTCGCTGGCAGAAGGCCAAGAGGTGGTGGGGGGGCCGGAGCGGGGGGCAAGGCCAGGGGGGTGCGGGGGCCCCCCCGGACGACACCAGCGGGGGGCAGGGCCACGACAACCCCACTTGCGTCCcagacgacgacgacgacgacctGCCGACCTTCAACACCGCCATGCGGCTGCCGCTGCCCCCCGCAGAGAAGCTGCCCCCCAGGACTCCTCCGCCCAACTACAGCACGCTGCACCTGCAGAGCACCTTCTCCGAGCAGCTGGGGGACACCCAGGAGGGCAGGGGCCAGTGA